GCAGATATTGTGGTTGTTGGTGTTGGTATTCCAAACTTTATTCAAGGTGAAGACCTGAAAAAAGGCGCTACAGTAATCGATGTTGGTATGAATGTTGTTGATGGGAAAGCTACGGGGGATGTGAACTTCCCCTCAGCCCAGGGGATTGCCGATTATATAACCCCCGTCCCAGGTGGTGTTGGACCAATGACTATCGCAACGTTGTTAGAAAATACAGTAACATTAGCAGAACAAAATCAATAAAACGACAAACAAAAAGCATCTGGCATATTCGTCAGATGCTTTTTTGTGCGAAAAGATATCTAAACTCGTATGATACTGTGAGCTCAAAAAAGAGAAAGGAGTTAATAATGGAAATTAATCAATTACTTGATAACGCTGTTGTTGAGGAAGTTAGTGATATTTACATATTGCCTAACAATGATAGGTTTATTATAAAGTTTCATACTGGTGGTTCAATAGTAACTCAAGAATATTTGGAAAATAAAGCTGCTGAAAAAATGATTTCAGCTATTAAATATCGTGCTAAGATGAATATTTCTGAGCGGAGAAGACCACAACTCGGACGTTTTCAAAAACAGGATATTTGGATACGTGTTTCAACTGTGGGAGATTTTTTGAATCGAGAAACGGTTGTTTTACGGATAATTTATCCTGCACAGCATGCGCAAAATTGGTTGGCAGAAAAGCAATTTAATGAGATGTCATTAAAGTTACCTGATTCAGGACTATTTTTAATTTCAGGACCAACGGGATCAGGTAAAACAACAACACTTTATCATTTATTAAAAAGCATTGCAGAAAATAAATTAGTATTAACCATTGAAGATCCCGTAGAAATTAATGCCCCAGAGTTTGTGCAGTTGCAGGTTAACGAAACAGCGGGCATTGACTATACAGAATTAATTAAAGTAGCTTTACGCCACCGACCTGAAATCTTACTAATCGGAGAAATTCGTGATGCCAAAACAGCTCAAGCTGTGATACAAGCGGCTTTGAGTGGACATTTAGTATTTAGTACTATTCACGCAATGTCAACAAAAGATGTTGCTTTACGTTTGTTGGAACTAGGTGTTGATAAAAGTCAGCTTGAAGCAGCACTAACAAAAATTGTTTATCAAAGGCTAGTGCCCACGACAGATAATAAGCAAGCTGCCGTTGCTGACTTTGTAGAAGGAATGCCTTTAAAAAATTCACCAAAATTTACTAATAGATGGCGAGAAACGCTGGCGGATGCCGTGAAAGAAGGAAAGATAACAAATGAAACCTATCAAAAGTTTAGCGCGCTTTAATAAGCGGGACCAGGTATTATTTTTTCAAGAGCTGGGTGAGCTCCTATCATCTGGCTATAGTATCGCGCAGAGTATTGATATTTTAGCTAGTGCACATCAAAAATGGCAATCAATCCTTAGTCAGGTTCAGGAGGGTTTATCAACAGGGCAACCATTCTATCAAGCTCTCGAGGCATTTATTAGTCCAAATATTTTATTACAATTGCGGTTATCAGACCAACATGGGAATGTTTCCAATACACTGGTTCGAATTGGGCAGACCCTTGCCAAATTTCAACAACAACAAAACAAATTATCACAGGTCATGCGTTATCCAATTATTTTATTGGGTATCCTCGGTTTGTTGCTGATTGGACTAAAATGTTTTTTATATCCAATGATCAATCAATGGCGAGAAACTAATCAAGAAGCGACTAATTATCCGTATGTATTTATGTTCTGCACCGGTATCTTAGCTTTAATCTTCTTAACACTGTGGTTATGGTATTGGCATCATTTATCATCGATCCAACAATTAAATATACTAGCTAAATTGCCGTTTATGGGGACGGTAGTGCGCAGTATTGTTACTTATCAAATTAGCCAACAATTATCAATGTTAATGTTTAGTGGACTAACGTTACCAGAAATTATTGATGAAGTTGCACAACAAAATAATAAATCGTACGCAGTTGCGCTTGCGCATGATATTCAAAAACAGCTCAAATTAGGCGGTAATGTCGAAAGATATATATTATCACAGTCATTTGTTAATGATTCATTGGCTGGATATTTTATTCGTGGGCATAAGCCTAAGGTGCTTGCTCGCTATCTCGATTATTATTCAAAAACACAATTTCAATTACTTATGCAACAAACTGACCGCTTTATCGGTACACTACAACCATTATTCTTTGGTATTATTGGCGTTGCAATTGTTGGTCTTTATATAAGCATGCTATTACCAATGTATCAAACAATCGGAGGACTATATCAATGACCATTTTTAAGAAATCAAAAAAAGCATTTACATTAATTGAAGCAGCAATTGTACTCTTTATTATTAGTTTATTAATGTTACTTATTCTGCCAAATTTAAATGCACAGCGTAAACACGCTATAGAAAACCATGCGACAGCGATGGTATCAACTGTTCAAACACAAATTGATTTATATCAAAATGACCATCCCAATCAGGATAATGTGACTCTCGCTGCACTAAAGTCAGAAAATTATTTAACTGAGAAACAGTTTCAAAAAGCACAAGATCTTAAAATAATAATTGTTCATAATGAAGCACGCAAATAGTGGGTTTACATTAATCGAGTCAGCTGTAACATTAGCGATTGTGAGTTTGCTGCTTTTTGTCGGGGTACAAACATCGGCGCACCCCAAAACAGACACTCAACAATGGCTAGCAACATTTCAAACCTACTGGCAAAACGCAAGACTAACAGCACAACATGAACAAAAAACAGTTGAGGTTATTTTTGATGAGAAGGAAGTTAGACTTAATAATCAAGTATTAGTTTATCCAGCAGGTATAAAAAAAGATACGCGACAAAAAATAAATGTCTTAACAACAGGCTATGTTGCACCAACCACAGTGACACTAACAGGAGAACAGACGATAAAACTAATATTTAGTCTTGGAGGAGGAGAATATCGTGTTGAAACAAATAATTCAAAATAAGCAGTCCGCATTTGTTTTGGCAGAATCAATGTTAGCTTTAATATTAGTATCAGTGTGCATGTCATTTGAGTATGAACAAGTTCATCAATTTCATGTTCACAAAAGCAACTTGGAAAGAAAACTAAAAGTTGCAGAACGAGAGCGAATTGATGCTATAAATCAGTGGGAAGAGTCAAATGAAAAATGATGGATTTACATTGGTAGAAGCTTTGATATCATTGTTTATAGCTTCGTTAGTTTTGATTTCTTTACAGTTTGTTGTTCCGCTCCTAAAGCAAATCTCTGATGCTCCAAAGGGAACAGTACTGCAAACCATCACGCATCAACTCGAAACACAAAAATATACTATAACGTCAGCAACATTGACATCAGCGAGACTCAAAAGCTATGAGGGTAAAGATATGTATCTTGAAGTCAAAAATGATAAATTACAATTAAGTGGCAGTAGTGCGGGCCAGATAATTTTAATGCAAAACGTAACAGATTTGGCGGTGGATAATAGCAATAATTACTTAAACTTAACAATTACAACTAACAAAGGTAAATTTTCAAGTATACTACATTTAAAGAAGACGGTACAAAATGAATAAAAAAAATGCTTATGTCTTAGTACCAACCATTCTTGTTCTGGGGGCATTAAGCACGTTATTTATTTTGCAGAATATGTCTTTTAATCAACAGTTGCGGGCGCGAGCACATTTGATTGAAATGGCAAAGATTGACAAGATACAAATGATTGTCAGTACACAAGTATACAAACATAATGCCACCAAATTCAATTTTGATGAGGCTAAAGTCACCATTATGGATAAGCAAATAAAAATTTACTTAGGAAAGCGTATATATCAGCGTGAATTGCTTGTGAAATGACCTTGAAAACTGGTCCTAAAACCGCTAAAATAAACCTATGACACAAGAAAAAATAGCACAATATTTTGATGCTTTAACTAGGGCTTCGCAATCTTTGGTTAAAGACACGAACATCAGTTATATCGATGCACTAATTGAGATACTTGAAGATATTAATTCGCATACTGTCCATCGTGAATTTGATAAGCCAAGTAACGATGTGGTGCAAATAATACAGTCAACAATTGATATGAACTGGTCTTTATTATCACCAGCTGAAAAACGCAAAGCACTACAGTTGGCTGTTTTGAAAGCTAATCGTGAGGATCAAATTCCTTCTAATTATCAGATTACTCCCGATGGAATTGGCTATTTGCTGGCTGATTTTATTAACCAGACAGCCGGGTTACGAGATGGCGATACGATTATCGACATGAACGTTGGTTCAGGTAATCTTTTATGGACAATAAATGAGATGCTAGACGTGTCAATTAAACGCGTGGGGATTGACAATGATGAAACACAACTAGCGCTCGCGTCCGCCACAGATGAAATAATCAATAGCGATGAAACAACTCTATACAAAGAGGATACCATCAGCGTAGAAGATGCTCCTAAAGCCAAAGTTGTTATAGCTGATTTACCGGTTGGGTATTATCCACTTCAGCCAAGTGACAAATTTATAACTCGTAATCAAAATGGATATTCTTTTGTTCATCATCTACTTATTGAAAAGTCATTGGACTTTGTTACAGATGATGGATGGATATACCTACTTGTACCCGCAAATATTTTGAACGGCGATGAAGCAAAGAAAATACTACAATTTGTTACATCACAAGCACAACTTAAAGCGTTTCTACAATTGCCAAACGAATTTTTCCAAGATCCGCGTGCAGCAAAAGCTATTTTAGTGCTTAAAAAGCAAAAATCTAAAAATAGTGAAGTACTCATGGGTCAATATCCTTCGCTCAAGGATTTGAAATCATTGCAAAATTTTTTGCAAGAAATCAAAGCGTGGGTTAAACTAGAGAATGAGTAAAATTGTTGTATTCGTGGCATTGTCACTTAGAATTTAGGTAAGAAAGACAGGTAAAAAGAATATCATGGCTAAAACAATGGCTGTTAACGCAGGTAGTTCATCACTAAAGTTTCAATTATTAGAGATGCCTGCAGAACAAGTAATTGCACAAGGTGTTATCGAACGCATTGGTATGGACGATGCAATAGTAACGATTAAATACGGTGCAGAAATCAATGCAGAGCGCTTGGTTGGCCATTCAGAAGATGACGAACATATTACTTTGTCCAAAGACGGCAAAGGTAAGAAGTATGAAAACGTTACTGCAATTAAAAACCACCAACAAGCTATTAACTTCATGTTGCAAAAGTTAACAGATCTGGGGATTATTAAGGACTTTAATGAAATTACTGGTGTCGGACATCGTGTTGTTGCTGGTGGTGAATGGTTTAATCATTCCGTGGTAGTAACAGATGAAGTACTGGCTAAAATTGATCGTCTTGCAGATTATGCACCGCTTCACAACCCAGCCAATGCTATGGGAATTCGTGCTTTCCAGAAGCTTCTTCCTGATGCATTGTCAGTGGCAGTCTTTGATACTTCTTTCCATCAAACAATGCCAGATGAAAACTTTCTTTATGCCTTACCCTATGAATACTACACACGTTATGGTGCTCGCAAGTATGGTGCGCATGGCACATCGCACCGATATGTTGCATCGCGTGCAGCCGAACTACTTGGAAAAGACCTGAAGAGCTTGAAATTGATTACATTACATTTGGGTGCAGGTGCATCAATTACGGCTATTAAGGATGGTAAGTCATTAGATACTTCTATGGGATTTTCTCCTTTAGCGGGTGTTGCTATGGCAACGCGTTCAGGAGATGTCGATGCCTCACTAGTCTATTATATTCAAGAACGTGAAGGACTAACTAATGAAGAGATGTTGAATATATTGAATAAAAAGTCCGGCTTGCTTGGTATTTCAACGATTTCAAGTGATATGCGCGATTTACTAGATGTTCAGGACACTAATGAACACGCCAACATGGCTATTAGAATATTTATTAATCGTGTTGTTAAATATGTGGGACAGTATGTTGCTGAAATGGGAGGCGTTGATGCCATCGTATTTACAGCAGGAATTGGTGAAAACTCGGTCCCAGTTCGTAAAATGATTATTGATAAATTAAACTACTTTGGTGTGAAATTAGATGAAGAAAAAAATAATGTTCGCGGCAAAGAAGTTGAAATATCTACGAATGACTCCAAGGTCAAAGCCTTGTTGATCCCAACCAATGAAGAACTAATGATTGCTAGAGATGTTGAATCTTTGAAAGCATAGTTAGATGTTAGAGTATGTGGACGGCTAGTGGACTACACTAGCCGCTTTATTACGCTGTAAGAGGTGAGATGAGATATGCAGTCCAGAAAAGAAAGACATCAGCATGAGATCAAAAATGCTGAGGCGATTGAGAAAGGCCTCGATCCATTTGCTGATACAATGAATAGTGGGAATAAGAGCGGTAACCCTAGAAAAAAACGTAAAAAGCCTAATCGTCTGATATTACTTTTGTTACTTTTAGTCATAGTGATAGGTTTGTTTTTCGGATTAAAAGTTTTATTGACAGATAATACAGCTGCATTAGATCCGAATGACACAACGTTTAAAACTGTGAAAATACCATCCGGATCTACACCCTCTCAGATGGCAAAAGCATTGCAAAAACAAAAAGTTATTAAAAGTTCTGAGGCCTTTTACAAATATTCATTAAAGCACGGTGCTGAAGATCTCCAAGCAGGTACTTATAAAATATCACCTTCTCAAACGGTTCAATTGATTTTCAAACAGATGACGCTAGGACCTAATGCTGGACCACAATTGGGCAAAGGATATGTTTTGGTAGCAACGGGTCAGGATCGGTCGGCTATTGCCAAAAACGTTGCTAGTGAGACTAAATTGTCACAAGATAAAGTGAATAAGGCATTTAGTGATAAATCTATTATTGCTAAAATGAAGGCAAAGTATCCTGATTTATTGAAAAATATGTCTTCTAAGAGTAGCTTGGCAGATTATGTTTACCCAGCTGCCTACGATTTAAATAAAGTGACAGATGTTACTGATTTAATGACGAAATTGTTGGCAACTTCAGATAAACAACTAAAGTCGTATTATAAAGACTTGAATAAAGATGGTATAAATAAGCCTGCTGTTATAACATTGATGGCTACTTCGGGTAAAAGCGAATTCGAACATCGTTTGGCTTTTGTCAATAAAATTGCACCATATGCTCAGACACTCAGTAAAAAATATGGTATCTTAGCATCAATATCGATAGCTCAAGCAGCACACGAATCAAACTGGGATAACTCAAAACTATCATCTAAATACAATAACTATTTTGGTGTTAAAACTCAGGATGAGACAGCAGGAAAATCAGTTGTTTTGGAAACAACTGAGTATGTTGATGGGAAACCTGAGACACAAAAAGCGCGTTTTGCTGTGTATAGCAATTGGAAAGATAGCATGAAAGAACATGCTGAAACATTAGTGAATGGTAATACTTGGAATCCTAATCAATTCCAAGATGTGTTGGATGCAAAGAACTACAAGGAAGCTGCTAAAGCTCTGTATAAAGATTCATACGCAACCGATGTTAATTATCCAAAATTGATTATAAATTTGGTCGAAACATGGAATTTACAACGTTTTGATAAATAAATATAAACCCGATTATCTAGACACTCTAGATAATCGGGTTTTAATATACGATATTACTGAATATGTTTTCAATATATATTTCTTATTTAATTTTAATATTTTAAAAAATGATGTAAATTTACAAAAATCATCTTGTAAATAATTATATCGTACTTAATAAAAGTAAGTGTATACCAGTAGTAATCAGGATTACCAGTAGTATTATAACGTAAACTTTTTCATGATTTGCATTCAAAATTTTTAAGAAATTAACAAGTATTTGAAACCGTTTACAGAAATTGTAAAAAAGGCTTGTGTAAACGGTTTCACTAATGTAAAATAAATAGTGTGAAAAAGTGATGTTTTACAGAACATCATATGGAAAAGGAGCAATATTTAGCATGAGTTTAGCAATCATACTGGCTTTAGTGCCGGCACTAGCTTGGGGTTCCGTTGGAATCGTCAATACAAAAATGGGAGGGACAGCCGGTCAACAGACATTAGGCATGACCTTTGGTGCTTTGATATTTGGCCTAGCAACAATGTTTTTCTTTGTAATGCCACGCCACATCGAATTAAGCAGTCATATTTGGGTTGTCGGTGTCGTTTCTGGTTTGGTTTGGGCAGTTGGAACAGCAGGGCAGTTTTTGGCTATTAAGGATTTGGGCGTTTCGCTTGCTATTCCATTGTCAACAGCCGGTCAAATTGTAGCAAATGCTTTAATGGCGGCCGCTGTCCTAGGTGAATGGAAAACTGCTAAAATGTGGGCAATTGGTGTGATCTCAATCATTACTGTTGTTATCGGTGCAACTTTGATTTCAGCTCGTGATAAAGCAAAAAACAGCGAAGGAATCGAAGCACAAGAGCAAAAAAAGGACTGGACTAAAGGGCTTATCTACCTGATTGTTTCAACTATCGGATTCATGTTCTATTTTGTTTTACCAAACTTCTTAAATAAAGTTGGTTACATTTCTGATGCAATTAAAGCACGTGGTAATGGTGTCGATTATATGACTGCCATTGTTGGACCACAAGCTATCGGTCAAGTTATTGGCGCCTTTCTGATTGTTGTCTTTGTTCTGAAAGAATCAAGTATCATGTTTAAGTTACCAACTTGGCGTAACATTGTAACAGGTCTAGTTTGGGCTGCTGGTAATATTTTCATGTTCATCTCAGCTGCCAATCCTGATGTTGGTCAAACCATCGCAACGACATTCTCACAATTAGGTATTATTGTTGGTACTTTTGGTGGTATCTATATATTAGGAGAAAAGAAGTCAAGTTATCAAATGAAGTTAATTGTGATTGGTACAATATTAGTTGTTATTGGCGCAATTATCATCGGCAATATTTATACTTTCGCATAATTTAAAAAAGCACCTAGGCAGGTGCTTTTTTAACACTGGAATTATTTAGTTACGTTAATAATTTCGACGTCAATGCTAATGCCATTTGGCAATGGAACAGCAACGGTTTCCCCGACCTTTTTACCAATTAAGGCATTGGCCATGGGTGACTCGTTAGAAATTTTTCCTGCCAAAGGATCAGCTTCTACAGAACCAACAATAGCATATGTTTCAGGTTCTTCATCTGGTAATTCTTTGAATGTCACCGTCTTACCTAATGAAACTTCGTCCTTGGCTGTTGCATTAGAATCAATGATTTCAGCATTATCAATCATATTTTTTAAAGTTTGAATGCGTCCTTCAACAAAGGCTTGTTCATCTTTAGCTGATTGATATTCTGAGTTTTCTGATAAGTCCCCGTATGATCTTGCAACTTGAATACGTTTTGTAATTTCTGGTCGTTG
The Leuconostoc suionicum genome window above contains:
- the greA gene encoding transcription elongation factor GreA — protein: MSEEKTYPMTAEGRDKLQIELEDLIANQRPEITKRIQVARSYGDLSENSEYQSAKDEQAFVEGRIQTLKNMIDNAEIIDSNATAKDEVSLGKTVTFKELPDEEPETYAIVGSVEADPLAGKISNESPMANALIGKKVGETVAVPLPNGISIDVEIINVTK
- a CDS encoding type II secretion system protein encodes the protein MKHANSGFTLIESAVTLAIVSLLLFVGVQTSAHPKTDTQQWLATFQTYWQNARLTAQHEQKTVEVIFDEKEVRLNNQVLVYPAGIKKDTRQKINVLTTGYVAPTTVTLTGEQTIKLIFSLGGGEYRVETNNSK
- a CDS encoding acetate/propionate family kinase produces the protein MAKTMAVNAGSSSLKFQLLEMPAEQVIAQGVIERIGMDDAIVTIKYGAEINAERLVGHSEDDEHITLSKDGKGKKYENVTAIKNHQQAINFMLQKLTDLGIIKDFNEITGVGHRVVAGGEWFNHSVVVTDEVLAKIDRLADYAPLHNPANAMGIRAFQKLLPDALSVAVFDTSFHQTMPDENFLYALPYEYYTRYGARKYGAHGTSHRYVASRAAELLGKDLKSLKLITLHLGAGASITAIKDGKSLDTSMGFSPLAGVAMATRSGDVDASLVYYIQEREGLTNEEMLNILNKKSGLLGISTISSDMRDLLDVQDTNEHANMAIRIFINRVVKYVGQYVAEMGGVDAIVFTAGIGENSVPVRKMIIDKLNYFGVKLDEEKNNVRGKEVEISTNDSKVKALLIPTNEELMIARDVESLKA
- a CDS encoding prepilin-type N-terminal cleavage/methylation domain-containing protein, with protein sequence MKNDGFTLVEALISLFIASLVLISLQFVVPLLKQISDAPKGTVLQTITHQLETQKYTITSATLTSARLKSYEGKDMYLEVKNDKLQLSGSSAGQIILMQNVTDLAVDNSNNYLNLTITTNKGKFSSILHLKKTVQNE
- the comGC gene encoding competence type IV pilus major pilin ComGC; the protein is MTIFKKSKKAFTLIEAAIVLFIISLLMLLILPNLNAQRKHAIENHATAMVSTVQTQIDLYQNDHPNQDNVTLAALKSENYLTEKQFQKAQDLKIIIVHNEARK
- a CDS encoding glycoside hydrolase family 73 protein → MQSRKERHQHEIKNAEAIEKGLDPFADTMNSGNKSGNPRKKRKKPNRLILLLLLLVIVIGLFFGLKVLLTDNTAALDPNDTTFKTVKIPSGSTPSQMAKALQKQKVIKSSEAFYKYSLKHGAEDLQAGTYKISPSQTVQLIFKQMTLGPNAGPQLGKGYVLVATGQDRSAIAKNVASETKLSQDKVNKAFSDKSIIAKMKAKYPDLLKNMSSKSSLADYVYPAAYDLNKVTDVTDLMTKLLATSDKQLKSYYKDLNKDGINKPAVITLMATSGKSEFEHRLAFVNKIAPYAQTLSKKYGILASISIAQAAHESNWDNSKLSSKYNNYFGVKTQDETAGKSVVLETTEYVDGKPETQKARFAVYSNWKDSMKEHAETLVNGNTWNPNQFQDVLDAKNYKEAAKALYKDSYATDVNYPKLIINLVETWNLQRFDK
- a CDS encoding type II secretion system F family protein gives rise to the protein MKPIKSLARFNKRDQVLFFQELGELLSSGYSIAQSIDILASAHQKWQSILSQVQEGLSTGQPFYQALEAFISPNILLQLRLSDQHGNVSNTLVRIGQTLAKFQQQQNKLSQVMRYPIILLGILGLLLIGLKCFLYPMINQWRETNQEATNYPYVFMFCTGILALIFLTLWLWYWHHLSSIQQLNILAKLPFMGTVVRSIVTYQISQQLSMLMFSGLTLPEIIDEVAQQNNKSYAVALAHDIQKQLKLGGNVERYILSQSFVNDSLAGYFIRGHKPKVLARYLDYYSKTQFQLLMQQTDRFIGTLQPLFFGIIGVAIVGLYISMLLPMYQTIGGLYQ
- the comGA gene encoding competence type IV pilus ATPase ComGA; amino-acid sequence: MLFCAKRYLNSYDTVSSKKRKELIMEINQLLDNAVVEEVSDIYILPNNDRFIIKFHTGGSIVTQEYLENKAAEKMISAIKYRAKMNISERRRPQLGRFQKQDIWIRVSTVGDFLNRETVVLRIIYPAQHAQNWLAEKQFNEMSLKLPDSGLFLISGPTGSGKTTTLYHLLKSIAENKLVLTIEDPVEINAPEFVQLQVNETAGIDYTELIKVALRHRPEILLIGEIRDAKTAQAVIQAALSGHLVFSTIHAMSTKDVALRLLELGVDKSQLEAALTKIVYQRLVPTTDNKQAAVADFVEGMPLKNSPKFTNRWRETLADAVKEGKITNETYQKFSAL
- a CDS encoding class I SAM-dependent methyltransferase; translation: MTQEKIAQYFDALTRASQSLVKDTNISYIDALIEILEDINSHTVHREFDKPSNDVVQIIQSTIDMNWSLLSPAEKRKALQLAVLKANREDQIPSNYQITPDGIGYLLADFINQTAGLRDGDTIIDMNVGSGNLLWTINEMLDVSIKRVGIDNDETQLALASATDEIINSDETTLYKEDTISVEDAPKAKVVIADLPVGYYPLQPSDKFITRNQNGYSFVHHLLIEKSLDFVTDDGWIYLLVPANILNGDEAKKILQFVTSQAQLKAFLQLPNEFFQDPRAAKAILVLKKQKSKNSEVLMGQYPSLKDLKSLQNFLQEIKAWVKLENE
- a CDS encoding GRP family sugar transporter encodes the protein MSLAIILALVPALAWGSVGIVNTKMGGTAGQQTLGMTFGALIFGLATMFFFVMPRHIELSSHIWVVGVVSGLVWAVGTAGQFLAIKDLGVSLAIPLSTAGQIVANALMAAAVLGEWKTAKMWAIGVISIITVVIGATLISARDKAKNSEGIEAQEQKKDWTKGLIYLIVSTIGFMFYFVLPNFLNKVGYISDAIKARGNGVDYMTAIVGPQAIGQVIGAFLIVVFVLKESSIMFKLPTWRNIVTGLVWAAGNIFMFISAANPDVGQTIATTFSQLGIIVGTFGGIYILGEKKSSYQMKLIVIGTILVVIGAIIIGNIYTFA